cagaataaataaaattatagaacTATACAactccatatatatatataaatatgagTAAATACAGATATAACCATAACAATATACAGATTTAATTATGTATTACATATATCATGACAtctaacatgaaaaatacattccaTACATAACAAACCTATCGATAAACATAGAACTATCAATGGACCAATAAAAAATCCATACAGGCCCAGCAACAGAACTATACAGCTGCACAACTGAACAAGTATGAAAATATGACTACAGATGTAATATAAcaacatacatacatatacaccTATACAAATATCAGTTTACATATGTAAATATCCATATACTTCTAGCTCTCCCAGTCCAACTGTAAACATCTAGAACTAGAACTAGATCGGGAGGGATTGCAGGCGCCGATGTTCCCAggctctctctccctcttcctcccgcGCAGCGCAGCTCTCCTGGACGGGGACAGCAGATGGGACACCTGGCAAGCAAAGGGAACACTGAGTCAGGATCGGGACGTTTCCCTTGGCGGCACCTGCACTTCCATCAGGGAAGAGAAATCTCAGAGCCTCCCCAGGaggcttagaaagaaaaagcaggccCAGCGGGCCAGGCTGTGGCGAGCGCAGCCCCGGCGGGAccgtcccgcagcccccggcagcGCGGCACAGCCGGCACCGCTGCCGGGCCCTGCCGGCACAGCTGCCTTGCCCAAGGACAGCCCCTGTGCCGCCCGGGGCAGCCGCGCTGAGCGGCCCCAGCACGGGCAGGGCCCGCTCCTGCCCAGCCGGCCAGTGCCCGCGGCCAAAGCCCACGCCAGCCTCACGCCCACCCTGCCTCAGCGGCCCTGGGGCCTCACCCAGGGTCTcgggcggcagcagcaggtccATATTCGCTGCTCTTGCTGGCGGCCTTCAgcttctccctgctggctcccGTCACTCTCCGGCTCTTCTCAAGGACTTCAGGGCAGCTGTGGCAAAAGCGGAGGCTCTGGAATTGGTTccaagggctggcagagccgCAGGCCCGGACCCCACTGtgctccctgctggctccctccatcccctcagcAAACCCCCAGTCCTGCCAGTTCTTCAAAGTTTTCTCACCCCCCCTCACTCCCTTCAGATCCATCGAGTCCCCTTAGACCTGCCACCCCCCTCAGCCTGTGCCTCTTCCCTCGCGGGACTTCTACCCCTCAGTCCAACCATTCATTCCCCAATTTTCCCGGTTCCCTCAGCCCCACTGttcccctcagctccctctaGAGCCCTCGGTTCCTGCCACCCTGCTCAgtcctcccagttccctcagtcCTAACACCCCCCTTAGCCTGTGGGGAcacttccctgtcccctcagtccccaccatccccagcagctcctccacacctctctgctccaccatTCCCTTCAGCTCTCCCAGTCTCTTCAATCCCCACCattcccctctgcttccccaccatccccacagccccaccagcacctcAAAGTCACCGTCCCTTCAGTGtcacctctccccagccccctctgtCTCACcgtcctccagcagctcctcagggcacAGGGCCTGCGGCCACCGGCAGCTCCCACCGCTCCAGGGACaccggggctgcagctgctgctccgcccggcccggccgccagCTCGgagccagcacaggaagaggggacagagggggcacaggggcaaAAGCAAGAGGTGAGAGACGAAGCAGAGTAGAGAAAGAGCTTAAAAAGCAGCCTGTATTTATTCAAATATCTATCAATCTATCTAAAGCTCCATATACCTATAGCTATATAAATATAACTGTGCCCATTTATAACtatacatatataaatgtaaCTTCACATCTTTAAATGCAActacatatataaaaaataactttatacATCTACAactacaaatatatatttaactACTCAGATCTGTAACTACAACTATCTAGACATTTAAGTTCAACTACATAAATCAGGGGATTGCACCTGCCTAATGATCACAggctctctctctgtctcttcctcCCATGCAGGACAGCCCTCTTGGAGAGGTCGATCAGATGGAATCTGGGAAGCAAAGGCAACACTGAGTCAATACCGGCCCTCATGCGCATTTCCCTTGGGCAGCAATTGTCCTTCTATCAGGGACTGTAAAAGATGGCCTGAAAGGGCCATCACTTGGGAATTCACTTGGAAATTTGAAGGTTGCTCTTTAAAGAACAGGGATCCTTTCAAGTTTTCAAAACCTCCAAAGGTTTGAAGTGTCCCAATAGAGTCTCAGCACCCACAGTGCAAATGGCACCCACGAGAGCCTGAAGCACAGACAGTCCCAGCTCCCACACAGAAGCCCAGCCTTGCTCTTTCTCTGTGCTGACAGAGACACCTCAGTCCTCACTGGAATGGCTGAAGCTGAAGGGTGCTGTGAGCTATGAACCATTACCTGGGACCTACAAACTGCCCTCTGCAGTGAGCAACAGCGGCTCCAACTCGACCATCAGCTCTGGCAGaaagagctgggagggaaagagCTCCCCACGAGGCCTGCAGGCTGCACCAGCTTGGCTAAGGAATGGATCCAAAGTGCTCCCTCTGTCCTCTTAGGTCCTGCTGATCTGGGCTCattcaggcttttccttttgtgactGGATTTGTGATTTTTCAATGGGTTGGCCTCTGATGTTCAGctccttgcttttcttgtgtCTCAGGACAGATACCAGCAGACTGGTACTACCTTCAGTCGGTGATTTGAGACCAAATGTTTGGACTTTTAGCCTGATGTTTTGCCCTTTTATTTCCCCTGTTCCTTCAAGAGTCCTTCGGCCCGGCCTCCACCCTGCAGCAAATTCATCCAAGGACTTCACAAAATTGGGACAGCCAGGTTGGTGACACAGCTCCCACAGGTTGGGTTTATTCACAGCTCTctggccacagcacagcactcgGTGTCAGTGCCTCTGGAGAAGCGTGGAGGGCAGGGCTCggggaggctgtgccagggcaggatttgACCTAAAGGCACCAGGAagcaccagccctgcagacagaACTCAACTCTTCTCATCTCCCTTCCTGCCAGaggcaggctcagagcagccacCTCAGAGCTCTCTAAAGCAGTGTGGGCTCTCTCCTTACCAGGCTCCTCAGGCTCTGGGGaactgttcctgcagctctcgGTGCCAGGCAaagctccctctgctgcagccctgttccCAGCCTCCCCTCCTGAAGACTCGGCAGCAACATTAGCATTCCCCttgaaggaaaaccagaaagaaagaaacccaaagatcACTCCGTATTTTCTTGGAATCCCATCAGGGATACAACAAATCTTCTTCTCCACTCCCAACAGGAGGGGAACGCTGCCCAAACCATTCATGTGACAATCGTTTGAAACTCAGGATTCGTGTGACCAAGGTGCAACTGAAGCTCTTACAAAATGACCTTGGAGGCAAACGGTGAACTCGGAAAACCAGGAGACACCAAGGGAGGGGACGTGCCCTCACACTCTGAGCCTGGCTTCTCCCACCAGCTGTAAGAAATCAGCCAGCAGAAAGCCTGGGGCCCTCCTGCTTCCCAACACGGCCATCGACAGGGGCAGAGCtcgctgccagcactgcccagggctgggtgctgcaaACCTGCACGCAAAGCACACATTTCTGCCTGGCTCTCTCACCACCCCCCACCCAGCCGCTCAGGACCATCAACCACAAGGCGGTGCTTTTTGgagccctctgctgctgccccgtATGGATGATCCGGGCAAACGTTTATGGACCTAGGGTATTTCCAGCATCAAATTTTCCAGTGCCAAAAGTCTGTAAATCTGGAGGGTACCAAAGAAACCAACCCAAAAGACGTGAAAAGCCAGACAACCAAGTTGTGTTTCCTAATTCCACTGAGGAAGGAAATGCCCAAGATTAAGCACCTGCAAGTTACCTTTAGACAGAAAGATATTCTCACTATGACCACTTCCAGAATATTCATCTCCTCTGCAACAGCCTGTCCACCAGAATCCTAAAGATTCTAAAGATGGTTCAGAGCTtgcaatatttccttttattagggaataaaatgcctttaaaaactgCTGTGTGGGGGTTTACAGAAGACATCACACTTGAGAACAACATATTGGTAAATCCAGAAAGCCCCACTCCCCACCTTGAGTCTGCCCTTCCTCAACCATAAACGTGCTGCAGGCAGTGGGGCTGCACACGAATAGAAAGAGAGACATTCTCTGGCCAACATGTAGAACAGCCTGCAAAAAGGCCTGTGCCAACACAGACACTCCAGGCAAGTCTGGGAAGAGGCAAGAGTTAAGAGAAATGGGATTCCTAATCCCAAGACTGCATCTGTCAAACAGAAGgagcagaaagctgcagctccagcccatcccCAAGCACGGCTCTGGCAGCGCCTGCACGCTCGGCACggctcacacagcagcagcagcagcagctgcagcccagcccttgcTTTGCCTTGGCCTTCCCACCCAAAACAGGCAGAGCCCACGTCTGCTGCTCTAACAGAGGCACCTCTCGCATGCCCCTCCCTGCAGGGGACACTTTGCCTTCAGTGGCAATTCTCCCCACACTCTTCTCTTCTGTCCCACCAAACAAAGCCTCTTAGAACCTACAGAGCATCACCCACAAATGCCCCTGCACCAGGGATTCTTCCCAGCAAAAGGAGCACCCAAACGTGGCCACCACAGGATCACACCTCTCATCCTCACTAAGGGGGGAGACTTTGTCATCCCTCTTCTTTTAGAAATCTTGCTTGACCAACAAGAATTCAATCACTAAATAATCATGAAATCAACTAAAGAAGCCTTTGCAGCAATGTTCAAAAGCTCTCAGCCCAGCCCCTTCATTCCCATCCAGTGGGGTTACCTGAGCAAAGGGAGACCTTTCAGCCACGGATCTCCTGATCTCCCGAATCATTGCCTCGACCTGAAGGCCCAGATCCGCTGAAGGCAATTCCTCTTGCCCAGGTGCATTCCGTGTCTTGCTGGAGGTCGTCGATGCTGCacaagcagcactgccaggtggAGCACTGGAGGCTGAACTGTCCGGTGTGGCTGCAGGAATCCAAACACATTGGTCAGGCTCCAGAATGTGGCTTTGGGACACAGAGCTCGATTGCTGCCTTGCAGCAAACATCACAGGAAGCACACAGGAAAACCAGACAGAGATTCTTCCGGCTTTCCAGATCCCCCTTCCTAGCAGGTTTGACAATTTCTGTCTGGGAATGACAGAGCGTTGTGGGGAAATACTTCAAACGGTCACTTTTCACGACCTTTTGGAACACTTTTCCTACCTGATGGCTTGCAGGCTGGGGACTGCTGCTCCGTTTGGAGCTGCTCGAAGCTGCACGGCGGGATCCTGAGCAGCTCCCGCCCGGCCGGAGGCGGCCGCTCCATGTGGGGCTGCTGGAAAGCCCAGGGCGGCAGCCCGGCCGGCGGCGGCTGCAGCCCGTACAGCTTCTGGAGGCGGCTCAGCCCCTCCCGCCTGACCGGCAGCAGCGGCTCCCCGTAGAGCCCGAGGAGCTCGCAGGGCGGGATCCTGGGCACCTCCCGCTCGGCAGGCAGCGGCCGCTCCCCGTACAGCTCCTGGAAGCGGCTGGGCCCGTCCCGCCGGGCCGGCTGCGGCCGGTCCCTGTGGAGGAGGTGGAAGCCACAGGGCGGGCGCCGGGCCAGGAGCGGCCGCTCTCTAGGGGGCTGCTGGAAGCGGCTCGGCCGCCGGCTGCGCAGCTCCCGCCCGTCCGGCAGCGTCCGCTCCCTGTGCAGGAGCAAGAAGCCGCTGggcggccgccccgccggcagcggcggccgctCCCGAGGCAGCGCCTGGAACCGCCCGCGCCcctccggccccgccggccgcggccGCTGCCGGGGGCGCTGCTGGGAGCCGCAGGGCGAGCGCCTGCGCCGCTCCGGCCCGGGCGCCAGGCGGTGCTTGCTGGCCCTGCTCCGGCGCCTGATGCGCAGCAGGAGGTGGGGGCGGTCGCGGCGAAACCAGGGGTTCCCATAGTGGACGATggccccggcaccgcccggcACAGCCGCgccagcccggcccggcaccTTGTAGAAGCCGTAGCGGTTCAGCTGGCGCACGATGCTGCGGAACTGCGTGGCTCTGAAGGTGCGCGGGGCCGGCCCCTGGACGCCGGCcgagctgagcagctcctgctcaaagcGTGCGCGGTCGATGAGCAGCCCCCggccctggctgtcccagcgCACGGAGCGGACGCGGGGGCTGTTCGCCAGGCGCCACAGCTTGGCGGGGAAGGTGCGGGCGTCGAGCCCGGCGGGCAGCGGCAGCTCGGCCATCGCGCCTGTCGCCCACTGGCGCCGCAACGGCCGCAGCGCAACGGCCGCAGCTGCAGCGGCGGCGCGCGGCCTGAGGGGGGCGCTGCGCTGGGCCCCGCGCGGGAACGAGCGGCACAAagccggggctgcgggcacagcgcgggcggggcggctcCCGTGGCGCTGCCCgggcacggcacggaccggcacggaccgacagggcacggcacggcacggcacggaccggcacggaccgacacggcacggaccggcacggcacggaccggcacggcacggcacggcacggcacggcacggcacggaccgacacggcacggcacggaccggcacggcacggcacggaccgacacggcacggaccggcacggaccgacagggcacggcacggcacggcacggaccggcacggaccggcacggaccgacacggcacggaccgacacggcacggaccgacacggCACCGCaacggcacggaccggcacggcacggaccggcacggcacggcacggcacggcacggcacggcacggaccggcacggcacggcacggcacggcacggcacggcacggcacggaccgacacggcacggaccgacacggcacggcacggaccgacacggcacggcacggcacggaccggcacggcacggaccaACAtggcacggcacggaccggaCCaacacggcacggcacggcacggcacggaccgacacggcacggaccggcacggcacggcacggaccggcacggaccgacacggcacggcacggaccgacacggCATGGCACAGACCAACACGGCACGGACCAACACGGCATGGCACGGGAAGCCCCTGGCgagggctctgggagcagcGGCGGGCATGCCGTGCCTGGGCCAGCATCGGTGCCAGAGGGAAAGGACATGTCTCTGTGTTGGCTGGGGAAAGGATGAAAAGGGGAGGTTAGAATACATtctttttgcctccttttcAGCAGACCAGCTGTTTTGTTCTCGCCATCTCTGCCTGTTGTTGGCAGATTTGGCACATTTCTTGTGATTTggggtcagcagcagcagcaggaaggggcaGCAATTTTGTCAGCATTGTCATCAAAGCTGAAGTGCTGTGCCATGGATGGATGGTGCTTTCCCCAAGGGATTAATGGCCTGCAGCTGTAGCGAACTCATGCCGGTGTCTTCCCAAAGGgcattgcattttctttcctcaggaatcactttttctgttccttttttttcccctgtctgGGGAGAGTTCCAATGCAAACCCCTTCTGCAGCCAGCTCTTGTCAATGCAGACACAAAGGAGATCTTGCAATGGACAGAGCCTCCCTAGAGCTGGTGTGGAGAGGTGAAGGGGGAAGCTTTGTCCTTTAGTCTTGAAGTCTTGTTGGGGAGCTGCTTGTGCTCTGGGGGACGGACACAAATGATGTGTATCCAAGGCTTGCAGGTTCATTCATGAGCTTCCTGACACACCACAGAGACTGCGTGTTGGGGCAGAACTTTTTGTCTGGGAACTTTTTGAAATGTTGCTTCaattcttcttctgtttttttctttctgcagaactATTGCCATAATCTTTTGCTTCCAGAgaatcttttccttctttttgggGCACTTGCCTCTGCTGGGCTCCCAAATCAGGCCATTTCCCTGGGTTGGGTTCCTTCCCAAACTGAGGAGTAGCCCATGGCCTCCGTCCTCCAAGTGGAACTTAAGGAAGCACAGGGTTTGCTGTTGTGGGAGAGGAGCTCCTCTTTCCTGCCTGCTTTCCCTTTGGGACAGGCTGGGGTGCGTTCAGTTGATAAAGGGAGGTTTAAACTCTGAAGGAGCTGCGTTTCAGACCGCTCCATCCTCGAGCTCTGCTGCGGGTGTCCTTGGACA
This sequence is a window from Corvus moneduloides isolate bCorMon1 chromosome Z, bCorMon1.pri, whole genome shotgun sequence. Protein-coding genes within it:
- the LOC116438288 gene encoding uncharacterized protein LOC116438288; the protein is MAELPLPAGLDARTFPAKLWRLANSPRVRSVRWDSQGRGLLIDRARFEQELLSSAGVQGPAPRTFRATQFRSIVRQLNRYGFYKVPGRAGAAVPGGAGAIVHYGNPWFRRDRPHLLLRIRRRSRASKHRLAPGPERRRRSPCGSQQRPRQRPRPAGPEGRGRFQALPRERPPLPAGRPPSGFLLLHRERTLPDGRELRSRRPSRFQQPPRERPLLARRPPCGFHLLHRDRPQPARRDGPSRFQELYGERPLPAEREVPRIPPCELLGLYGEPLLPVRREGLSRLQKLYGLQPPPAGLPPWAFQQPHMERPPPAGRELLRIPPCSFEQLQTEQQSPACKPSATPDSSASSAPPGSAACAASTTSSKTRNAPGQEELPSADLGLQVEAMIREIRRSVAERSPFAQGNANVAAESSGGEAGNRAAAEGALPGTESCRNSSPEPEEPDSI